Proteins encoded within one genomic window of Trichomycterus rosablanca isolate fTriRos1 chromosome 7, fTriRos1.hap1, whole genome shotgun sequence:
- the lzts1 gene encoding leucine zipper putative tumor suppressor 1, translating to MGSVSSLITSSKSCRISDHKLKKRGLMKHGFTNESAINSDSKLSHVSGNTDDFFYIKVSHKPRSGEEGSEELGLRRTTPTELNLSARSDQTAERSLTPGFPRCSSSTVETHNSLRTILGSRLSPVERSKVATPEPKLEMSTGSPSDSGISGSSWISDGVTTGNRWTGAVNGEDRGSNPSTRSASVLSDLIHGQHGARTGADRSSRIRDRRSPFSDLSSGSMDELVMERKPEGPESDLQLHNKEVSQHALHAQQLLQMQVVQLQEEKERLKEEMDRLVRERDSAQRERSFSNQHTQLTPTLEETQWEVCQKAGEISLLKQQLKDSQADVVNKLSEIVALKSALRDARSKLKELEEKNRGNEEALKSRRTEMEVCENELQRKKNEAELLREKVLKLESDMKGLRRDLAAAREDCLELSILKIKLQEQQDQLQIYRSEAAEREASGKKVDADVDTLREEVAKLREELEEEREKKEKILESFRHEKQTWNKEKEKVIRYQKQLQFNYLQTRRKNQDLERTLREPNLKMGIRTMDTDVDVQKADDGDFCDSLFSVTD from the exons ATGGGTAGTGTGAGCAGTTTGATAACCAGCAGTAAGAGCTGCAGAATTTCCGATCACAAACTGAAGAAGAGAGGACTGATGAAACATGGCTTCACCAACGAATCCGCCATCAACAGTGACTCCAAACTGAGCCACGTCTCTGGGAACACGGACGACTTCTTCTACATCAAAGTGAGCCATAAACCCAGATCAGGAGAGGAAGGGAGTGAGGAGCTGGGTCTCAGAAGAACCACACCGACCGAACTGAACCTCTCAGCAAGATCAGATCAG ACAGCTGAAAGGTCCCTCACGCCCGGTTTTCCACGCTGCAGCAGCTCCACGGTGGAAACCCACAACAGTCTGAGAACCATTCTGGGAAGCCGACTCAGCCCTGTCGAGCGCTCCAAAGTGGCCACACCGGAACCCAAGCTGGAGATGAGCACCGGATCTCCGAGTGACTCCGGGATCTCCGGCTCCAGCTGGATCAGCGACGGTGTTACCACGGGGAACAGATGGACCGGTGCGGTCAACGGAGAGGAcaggggttcaaatcccagcaccAGATCGGCCAGCGTGCTGAGTGACCTCATACACGGGCAGCACGGCGCGAGAACGGGCGCGGACAGGAGCTCCAGGATCCGGGATCGGAGGAGTCCGTTTTCTGATCTGAGTTCAGGTTCCATGGATGAGCTGGTGATGGAGCGGAAACCAGAGGGTCCAGAATCTGACCTACAGCTTCACAACAAAGag GTCTCCCAGCATGCTTTGCACGCTCAGCAGCTCCTCCAGATGCAGGTCGTCCAGCTGCAGGAGGAAAAGGAGCGACTGAAGGAAGAAATGGATCGGCTGGTTCGAGAGCGAGACTCTGCTCAGAGGGAAAGGAGCTTCTCCAACCAGCACACCCAGTTAACTCCCACACTGGAGGAGACACAGTGGGAG GTGTGTCAGAAAGCCGGAGAGATTTCTCTGTTGAAGCAGCAGTTGAAGGACTCTCAGGCCGACGTGGTGAACAAGCTGAGCGAGATCGTGGCTCTGAAATCAGCGCTCAGAGACGCCAGGAGCAAACTGAAGGAGCTGGAGGAGAAGAACCGAGGGAATGAGGAGGCGCTGAAGTCGCGGAGAACCGAGATGGAG GTCTGTGAGAACGAGCTCCAGAGAAAGAAGAACGAGGCCGAGCTGCTCCGGGAGAAGGTGTTAAAGCTCGAGTCCGACATGAAAGGACTGAGACGAGACCTCGCGGCGGCCAGAGAAGATTGTCTGGAACTTTCCATCCTGAAGATCAAGCTGCAGGAGCAGCAGGACCAACTCCAGATCTACCGGTCCGAGGCGGCCGAGCGGGAGGCATCAGGAAAAAAGGTGGACGCAGATGTGGACACGCTCCGGGAGGAGGTGGCCAAGCTGAGGGAGGAGCTggaggaggagagagagaagaaggagaaGATCCTGGAGAGCTTCCGTCACGAGAAGCAGACGTGGAATAAAGAGAAGGAGAAGGTGATCAGGTATCAGAAGCAGCTGCAGTTCAACTATTTGCAGACGCGTCGGAAGAACCAGGATCTGGAGAGAACGCTGAGGGAACCCAACCTCAAGATGGGCATCAGGACCATGGACACAGACGTGGACGTCCAAAAAGCAGATGATGGTGACTTCTGTGACTCGTTGTTCTCCGTGACTGATTGA